A single region of the Sphingomonas crocodyli genome encodes:
- a CDS encoding LLM class flavin-dependent oxidoreductase, giving the protein MKFSMIFEAQLSNPTPEREHQLIHDCIEQCVVAEEVGFDGVWAVEHHALKRYCHMSAPEIFLTAVAARTRRIRIGHGVVCMPFGYNHPVRVAERAAMLDIVSNGRLNLGAGRGGTLQERTLCQVDEELMYAQVEEGLKIQSNIWRKDSFEWESDLITIKPAPGMPPHEIVPRPVQLPHPPLFMACTNPETVKRAAEYGVGALIFGFGGLDSIREQKEMYDEAAKATDGSRFVSTEVNHYMSALCPTVVMDDADEARRVGARGQRYFAESIGQWARPNQPLPNENTEGEDNYAYMKGMADKILEQAKSDPALAAQATIAVRSFNVDHAYGNAQDAIAYVEEMEKAGVDEVMCLIQMGTITQEQCLHTIRQWGEHVIPHFRAKKKVAA; this is encoded by the coding sequence ATGAAATTCTCGATGATCTTCGAAGCGCAGCTTTCGAACCCCACGCCGGAGCGCGAGCATCAGCTGATTCACGATTGCATCGAGCAGTGCGTGGTGGCCGAGGAGGTCGGCTTCGACGGGGTCTGGGCGGTCGAGCATCATGCGCTCAAGCGCTATTGCCACATGAGCGCGCCGGAGATCTTTCTGACCGCCGTCGCTGCGCGGACCAGGCGGATCCGGATCGGCCACGGCGTCGTCTGCATGCCCTTCGGCTACAACCATCCGGTGCGCGTCGCCGAGCGGGCGGCGATGCTCGACATCGTCTCGAACGGTCGGCTCAATCTCGGCGCGGGGCGCGGCGGCACGCTGCAGGAACGCACGCTCTGCCAGGTCGATGAGGAGCTGATGTATGCGCAGGTCGAGGAAGGGCTGAAGATCCAGTCGAACATCTGGCGCAAGGACAGCTTCGAATGGGAAAGCGACCTGATCACGATCAAGCCCGCGCCCGGCATGCCCCCGCATGAGATCGTCCCCCGCCCCGTCCAGCTGCCGCACCCGCCCTTGTTCATGGCGTGCACCAATCCCGAAACGGTGAAGCGCGCCGCCGAATATGGCGTCGGCGCACTGATCTTCGGATTTGGCGGGCTCGACAGCATCCGCGAGCAGAAGGAAATGTATGACGAGGCCGCCAAGGCCACCGACGGCAGCCGCTTCGTCTCGACCGAAGTAAACCATTACATGTCGGCGCTCTGCCCGACCGTGGTGATGGACGACGCCGACGAGGCCCGCCGCGTCGGCGCGCGCGGCCAGCGTTATTTCGCGGAATCGATCGGACAGTGGGCGCGCCCCAACCAGCCCTTGCCCAATGAGAATACCGAGGGCGAAGACAATTACGCGTACATGAAGGGCATGGCCGATAAGATCCTGGAGCAGGCCAAGAGCGATCCCGCGCTTGCCGCGCAGGCGACCATCGCGGTGCGCAGCTTCAACGTCGACCACGCCTACGGCAACGCGCAGGACGCGATCGCCTATGTCGAGGAAATGGAGAAGGCGGGCGTCGACGAGGTGATGTGCCTGATCCAGATGGGCACGATCACGCAGGAACAGTGCCTCCACACGATCCGCCAGTGGGGCGAACATGTCATCCCGCACTTCCGCGCCAAGAAGAAGGTAGCCGCCTGA
- a CDS encoding MFS transporter — MLDGAATSVNEDGKSGRPEPVVTTISWIAIAILLLMTILSYIDRNIMSLMVDPIKADLGLDDIQMSLLLGFAFALFYAMFSVPMGWAADRFPRRWVIFLGVGGWSLATAACGFAGSFGQLAVARFAVGIGEAALTPAAYAIVGELFPRRRLGLALGILAMGTAAGSAIAFLIGGPIIAWVDHVGGISGFATWQVVFMLVGLPGLLIAPLIFIVPEKRRAHVTTHAQADQGFFPWIGQNWAFIVPFFTAISFAGIISYALGAWLPAYLTRTMGVDVSKVGLTIGSIQLLGIIGFVAGGWFVDWMVSRGVRDAHLRYLIGALALAGISGLGAFLFADSLNALLIWLALFYLTIPFTGPAIALVQIVAPRRFHSRTIAIYTLAINMVGMMAGPTSVAWFTEEVFGGPQHVGSGITAVFAISVPLALICFILSIPAARRMAERQALAGD, encoded by the coding sequence GTGCTCGACGGTGCAGCGACCAGCGTGAACGAGGATGGCAAGAGCGGGCGGCCCGAACCGGTCGTGACGACGATCAGCTGGATCGCGATCGCCATCCTGCTGCTGATGACGATCCTGTCCTACATCGATCGCAACATCATGTCGTTGATGGTCGACCCGATCAAAGCCGATCTGGGCCTCGACGATATCCAGATGAGCCTGCTGCTCGGTTTCGCCTTCGCCTTGTTCTACGCGATGTTCAGCGTGCCGATGGGGTGGGCGGCGGATCGCTTTCCGCGTCGCTGGGTGATTTTTCTCGGTGTCGGCGGCTGGTCGCTTGCGACCGCGGCCTGTGGTTTCGCTGGGAGCTTCGGGCAATTGGCGGTCGCGCGCTTCGCGGTGGGCATCGGTGAGGCCGCGTTGACCCCGGCGGCTTATGCGATCGTGGGCGAACTCTTCCCGCGCCGCAGGCTCGGCCTCGCGCTCGGCATTCTCGCGATGGGAACGGCGGCGGGATCGGCGATCGCCTTCCTGATCGGCGGGCCGATCATCGCCTGGGTCGATCATGTCGGCGGGATTTCGGGGTTCGCGACATGGCAGGTCGTGTTCATGCTGGTGGGTCTGCCGGGCCTGCTTATCGCCCCGCTGATCTTCATCGTTCCCGAAAAGCGCCGCGCACACGTTACCACCCACGCGCAGGCGGATCAGGGCTTCTTCCCGTGGATCGGCCAGAACTGGGCGTTCATCGTACCCTTCTTCACCGCCATCTCCTTTGCGGGAATCATCTCCTATGCGCTGGGCGCGTGGCTGCCCGCTTATCTGACGCGCACGATGGGGGTCGATGTCAGCAAGGTTGGCCTGACGATCGGATCGATCCAGCTGCTCGGCATCATCGGTTTCGTTGCGGGCGGATGGTTCGTCGACTGGATGGTGTCGCGCGGGGTGCGCGACGCGCATCTGCGCTACCTGATCGGTGCGTTGGCGCTGGCGGGGATTTCGGGGCTGGGTGCGTTCCTGTTCGCGGACAGCCTGAACGCTTTGCTCATCTGGCTCGCGCTGTTTTACCTGACGATCCCGTTCACCGGCCCGGCGATCGCGCTGGTGCAGATCGTGGCGCCGCGTCGCTTCCACAGCCGCACGATCGCGATCTACACGCTGGCGATCAATATGGTCGGCATGATGGCGGGGCCAACATCGGTCGCCTGGTTTACCGAGGAAGTGTTCGGCGGGCCGCAGCATGTCGGGTCGGGCATCACCGCCGTGTTCGCGATCTCGGTGCCGCTGGCGTTGATCTGCTTCATCCTCTCGATCCCCGCCGCCCGCCGGATGGCGGAGCGGCAGGCGCTGGCAGGCGACTAA
- a CDS encoding nuclear transport factor 2 family protein, translated as MDLIEKLAAIEEIKALKARYWRGVDSKDLELLRSVFADEDCEIDMRNPTGPGTGGAVVHDPDAFSKNCLRALADYTTAHHGHNPEIDILSPTEATGNWPMEDRLWLIDGAKGVGFEYLHGWGNYHDRYRKTDKGWKISFTNLQRSRVDKR; from the coding sequence ATGGACCTGATCGAAAAGCTGGCGGCGATTGAAGAGATCAAGGCGCTCAAGGCGCGCTACTGGCGCGGGGTGGACAGCAAGGATCTGGAATTGCTGCGCAGCGTCTTCGCCGATGAGGATTGCGAGATCGACATGCGCAATCCGACCGGGCCGGGGACGGGCGGCGCGGTGGTCCACGATCCCGACGCCTTCAGCAAGAATTGCCTGCGCGCGCTGGCCGATTATACGACCGCGCATCACGGGCATAATCCCGAGATCGATATCCTCTCGCCCACCGAGGCGACGGGTAACTGGCCGATGGAGGATCGGCTGTGGCTGATCGACGGCGCCAAGGGCGTCGGCTTCGAATATCTCCACGGCTGGGGTAATTATCACGATCGCTATCGCAAGACGGACAAGGGCTGGAAGATCAGCTTCACCAATCTGCAGCGCTCGCGCGTCGACAAGCGCTGA
- the gluQRS gene encoding tRNA glutamyl-Q(34) synthetase GluQRS, which yields MISRFAPSPTGRLHLGHAYSALAAHDFARERGGRFLLRIEDIDTTRSRPEHVAGIFEDLAWLGLTWDEPPVFQSQRMPLYERALADLKALGVLYPCFCTRADIAAEVAASGFAPHGPDGPLYPGTCRHLTPDERAARIGSDAHSWRLDVDAALKITGPLVWHEGDRAIDATPQVHGDVVLARKDLGTSYHLSVTIDDAAQGITDIVRGVDLFDATHVHCLLQALLNLPAPRYHHHPLLTAPDGSRLAKRHGAPSLASMRAEGVDPATLVAELRTRRAADRSIT from the coding sequence GTGATTTCCCGATTCGCGCCAAGCCCGACGGGGCGCCTGCACCTGGGCCATGCCTATTCGGCCCTCGCCGCGCATGACTTTGCGCGCGAACGCGGCGGGCGCTTCCTGCTGCGGATCGAGGATATCGATACGACGCGCAGCCGGCCGGAGCATGTCGCGGGCATATTCGAGGATTTGGCGTGGCTCGGCCTGACGTGGGACGAACCGCCGGTCTTCCAGTCGCAGCGCATGCCGCTCTACGAACGCGCCTTGGCCGATCTGAAGGCGCTGGGCGTCCTCTACCCCTGCTTCTGCACCCGCGCCGACATCGCGGCCGAAGTGGCGGCGAGCGGCTTCGCCCCGCATGGGCCGGATGGCCCGCTCTATCCCGGCACCTGCCGCCACCTTACGCCGGACGAGCGCGCCGCACGGATCGGCAGCGATGCGCATAGCTGGCGGCTCGATGTCGATGCCGCGCTGAAGATCACCGGTCCGCTTGTCTGGCATGAGGGCGATCGCGCGATCGACGCCACCCCGCAGGTCCACGGCGATGTCGTCCTCGCACGCAAGGATCTGGGCACCAGCTACCACCTCTCGGTCACGATCGATGACGCCGCACAGGGCATCACCGATATCGTCCGCGGGGTCGATCTGTTCGATGCCACGCATGTCCACTGCCTCCTGCAGGCGCTCTTGAATCTCCCGGCTCCGCGCTATCACCACCACCCCCTGCTCACCGCCCCCGACGGCTCCCGCCTCGCCAAGCGCCACGGCGCGCCGAGCCTCGCATCGATGCGCGCAGAGGGTGTCGATCCGGCAACGCTTGTCGCCGAACTGCGAACACGGCGCGCAGCCGACCGCAGCATCACTTGA
- the pheS gene encoding phenylalanine--tRNA ligase subunit alpha, which translates to MSDVEQLQSGLLAEIAGAGDLAAVEAIRVKTLGKAGAITGLLKTLGGMSPEERQTAGPRIHGAREAITAALADRKAVLETAALDARLATEKLDMTLPVSAGAQGSVHPVSQVMDELAEIFADLGFAVATGPEIEDDWHNFTALNIPETHPARAMHDTFYFPDDQARDGKKMLLRTHTSPVQIRTMMSQQPPIRIIAPGRTYRSDSDATHTPMFHQVEGLVIDRGIHMGHLKWTLETFVKAFFERDDIVLRLRPSFFPFTEPSAEVDVGYTRDKDGRRIIGGAEPDGWMEILGSGMVHPRVIAACGLDPDEWQGFAFGCGIDRLAMLKYGMDDLRAFFDGDLRWLKHYGFAALDVPTLSAGVGA; encoded by the coding sequence ATGTCGGACGTAGAGCAGCTTCAATCGGGCCTTCTGGCCGAGATCGCCGGGGCGGGCGACCTTGCCGCGGTCGAGGCGATCCGCGTGAAGACGCTCGGCAAGGCCGGCGCGATCACCGGCCTGCTCAAGACGCTGGGCGGGATGAGCCCCGAGGAACGCCAGACCGCCGGCCCGCGCATCCACGGCGCGCGTGAGGCGATCACCGCCGCGCTGGCCGATCGCAAGGCCGTGCTGGAGACTGCCGCGCTCGACGCGCGCCTCGCCACCGAAAAGCTCGACATGACCCTGCCCGTCTCGGCGGGGGCACAGGGTTCGGTCCACCCGGTCAGCCAAGTGATGGACGAACTCGCCGAAATCTTCGCCGATCTGGGCTTCGCGGTCGCGACCGGCCCCGAGATCGAGGACGACTGGCACAATTTCACCGCGCTCAACATTCCGGAAACGCACCCGGCGCGCGCAATGCACGACACCTTCTACTTCCCCGACGATCAGGCGCGGGATGGCAAGAAGATGCTGCTGCGCACGCATACGTCGCCGGTGCAGATCCGCACGATGATGAGCCAGCAGCCGCCGATCCGCATCATCGCGCCCGGCCGCACCTATCGTTCGGACAGCGATGCGACCCACACGCCGATGTTCCACCAGGTCGAAGGTCTGGTGATCGATCGCGGCATCCACATGGGCCATCTCAAGTGGACGCTGGAGACCTTCGTGAAGGCCTTCTTCGAACGCGACGACATCGTCCTGCGCCTGCGCCCCAGCTTCTTCCCCTTCACCGAGCCTTCGGCGGAGGTCGACGTCGGCTATACGCGCGACAAGGACGGCCGCCGCATCATCGGCGGCGCAGAGCCGGACGGCTGGATGGAAATCCTCGGTTCGGGCATGGTCCATCCGCGCGTGATCGCGGCGTGCGGGCTCGATCCCGACGAATGGCAGGGCTTCGCCTTCGGCTGCGGCATCGATCGCCTCGCGATGCTCAAATATGGGATGGATGATTTGCGCGCCTTCTTCGACGGCGATCTGCGCTGGCTGAAACATTATGGCTTCGCCGCGCTCGACGTACCCACCCTGTCCGCAGGAGTCGGCGCATGA
- a CDS encoding Coq4 family protein, with amino-acid sequence MLEDRDVSYFHKGITPQTTESSLLISSSKYLNSPVIRDWLTSHYLRRNGQDQPVPPDTTLGLSQELMKIRDPIRLQALIDREKEINPKFKAWVEERYLPSMTKEDFAKYPANSLGGIFHSYLVKYGYEVNFGRAVKLPCSDFEFIFQRFGLTHDFEHLITGGGFNSLGELLPYFVRMSNTYQHMSAELAKELTELYVFGGFRMVMRAGLHYPTSWLTTLDLMQRGIKIGLTSESILMARYEDALHLPLPEAREMLGVRNAEDVDSWHDDEVFIEQRQPTLDELTRIGRPDLANPA; translated from the coding sequence ATGCTCGAAGATCGCGACGTTTCCTATTTCCACAAGGGCATCACGCCGCAGACGACCGAGAGCAGCCTGCTGATCAGCTCGTCCAAATATCTCAACAGCCCGGTGATCCGCGACTGGCTGACCAGCCATTATCTGCGCCGCAACGGGCAGGATCAGCCGGTGCCGCCCGATACGACGCTGGGGCTGAGCCAGGAGCTGATGAAGATCCGCGATCCGATCCGGCTTCAGGCGCTGATCGACCGCGAGAAGGAGATCAATCCGAAGTTCAAGGCATGGGTCGAGGAACGCTACCTCCCCAGCATGACGAAGGAGGATTTCGCGAAATATCCCGCCAATTCGCTGGGCGGCATCTTCCACTCCTACCTCGTCAAATATGGCTATGAGGTCAATTTCGGGCGCGCGGTGAAGCTGCCCTGTTCGGACTTCGAATTCATCTTCCAGCGTTTCGGCCTGACACACGATTTCGAGCATCTGATCACCGGCGGCGGGTTCAACTCGCTGGGCGAGCTGCTGCCCTATTTCGTGCGCATGTCGAACACCTATCAGCATATGAGCGCCGAGCTGGCGAAGGAGCTGACCGAGCTCTACGTCTTCGGCGGCTTCCGCATGGTGATGCGCGCGGGGCTGCATTATCCGACCAGCTGGCTGACCACGCTCGATCTCATGCAGCGGGGCATCAAGATCGGTCTAACCTCGGAATCGATCCTGATGGCGCGGTACGAGGATGCGCTGCACCTGCCATTGCCCGAAGCGCGCGAAATGCTGGGCGTCCGCAACGCCGAGGATGTCGACAGCTGGCACGATGACGAGGTGTTCATCGAACAGCGCCAGCCGACGCTGGACGAACTGACGCGGATCGGGCGACCCGATCTGGCGAACCCGGCCTGA
- a CDS encoding type II toxin-antitoxin system Phd/YefM family antitoxin produces the protein MGRHDRIKPISYLKANSAEVIRELADGAPPLIITQNGEAKAVLQDIGSWHATQETLALLKLLAMGREEIARGETVPVEGLADRIRDRFRE, from the coding sequence ATGGGCCGCCACGACCGCATCAAGCCGATCAGCTATCTGAAGGCGAACAGCGCCGAAGTGATCCGCGAACTGGCGGATGGCGCCCCCCCGCTGATCATCACGCAGAATGGCGAGGCAAAGGCCGTCCTGCAGGATATCGGCTCGTGGCACGCGACGCAGGAGACGCTGGCGTTGCTCAAGCTACTGGCGATGGGGCGTGAAGAAATCGCGCGCGGCGAAACCGTGCCTGTCGAAGGATTGGCGGATCGTATCCGCGACCGCTTCCGCGAATGA
- a CDS encoding helix-turn-helix domain-containing protein, producing the protein MALIEADIEVEGMRLQLLRENFPAPSHHHTCDTDHTVTLFLPPVGFSGQIRFTDRNDGEYRPISPLYFRAAGVGIQSVGTGGDARWVRLSFSHDHFVELLDHEFDWTWAKLEAGLTLSGTPVEPLMMRLGREAMAPGLASKTLIQALGTAAIIEVARLLDSGEEQPRKGQLSAGQLNVIRERAASLSEPAPSLAELARLCGMSERNLLRLFKQTTGESVAAFVRNIRCDRAREMLAQTELPLKEIAYRLGFASHSSFTAAFRRETGINPTDFRRDHAIRRARAH; encoded by the coding sequence ATGGCACTGATCGAAGCAGACATCGAAGTCGAAGGCATGCGGCTGCAATTGCTGCGCGAAAACTTTCCCGCGCCCAGCCATCACCACACCTGCGACACCGATCACACCGTCACCCTGTTCCTGCCGCCGGTGGGTTTTTCGGGGCAGATCCGCTTCACCGATCGCAATGACGGGGAATATCGTCCGATCTCGCCGCTCTATTTCCGCGCGGCGGGCGTCGGCATCCAGTCGGTCGGCACCGGCGGCGATGCGCGTTGGGTGCGCCTCAGCTTCAGCCACGATCATTTTGTCGAGCTGCTCGACCACGAGTTCGACTGGACCTGGGCGAAGCTCGAAGCCGGCCTCACTTTGTCGGGCACCCCGGTCGAACCGCTGATGATGCGGCTGGGCCGTGAGGCGATGGCGCCGGGCCTGGCCAGCAAGACGCTGATCCAGGCGCTCGGTACCGCCGCGATCATCGAGGTCGCCCGCCTGCTCGACAGTGGCGAGGAACAGCCGCGCAAGGGACAGCTCAGCGCCGGCCAGCTCAACGTCATCCGCGAACGCGCCGCATCGCTCAGCGAACCAGCGCCCAGCCTCGCCGAACTCGCGCGGCTGTGCGGGATGAGCGAACGCAACCTGCTGCGCCTGTTCAAGCAGACCACGGGCGAATCGGTTGCCGCCTTCGTGCGCAACATACGCTGCGATCGCGCGCGCGAAATGCTAGCGCAGACCGAATTGCCGCTGAAGGAAATCGCCTACCGGCTGGGCTTTGCCAGCCATTCGAGCTTCACGGCAGCCTTCCGCCGCGAAACCGGCATCAACCCCACCGACTTCCGCCGCGACCACGCCATCCGCCGCGCGCGGGCGCACTGA
- a CDS encoding SDR family NAD(P)-dependent oxidoreductase: MHDAVDKILPAGPRLAGRKILITGAASGMGRAIAELFAHEGAALALLDVQEGPLNEIAAQTGGTAIKVDLLNEADVVASVHTAEQALGGLDGIVNAAGILRTLPLADTTPDIWRQIHTINLFAPYLIANTALPALRRSGTATIVNIASMGGIETPPMMASYGASKAGLIGLTKGQATEWSPIVRANAICPGSIKTAMTDAIPGYNSPEQIERRRVTIGMERQGTSLEIAYLALFLTSRESGFVNGSIYEINGGRTFAGKAS, from the coding sequence ATGCACGACGCCGTCGATAAAATCCTGCCCGCGGGTCCGCGTCTGGCGGGCCGCAAGATCCTGATCACCGGCGCGGCATCGGGCATGGGCCGCGCGATCGCCGAACTGTTCGCGCATGAAGGCGCCGCGCTCGCCCTGCTCGATGTGCAGGAAGGCCCGCTCAACGAAATCGCGGCCCAGACCGGTGGCACCGCGATCAAGGTCGATCTGCTGAACGAGGCCGATGTCGTCGCGTCGGTCCACACCGCCGAACAGGCGCTCGGCGGGCTGGACGGCATCGTCAACGCCGCCGGCATCCTGCGCACCCTGCCGCTGGCCGACACCACCCCCGACATCTGGCGCCAGATCCACACGATCAACCTGTTCGCGCCCTATCTGATCGCCAACACCGCTTTGCCCGCGCTGCGGCGTTCGGGCACGGCGACGATCGTCAACATCGCGTCGATGGGCGGGATCGAGACCCCGCCGATGATGGCCTCCTACGGCGCGTCCAAGGCGGGGCTGATCGGGCTGACCAAGGGGCAGGCGACCGAATGGTCCCCCATCGTCCGCGCCAATGCGATCTGCCCCGGATCGATCAAGACGGCGATGACCGACGCGATCCCCGGCTACAACAGCCCGGAACAGATCGAGCGCCGCCGCGTCACGATCGGCATGGAGCGCCAGGGCACATCGCTCGAAATCGCCTATCTCGCGCTTTTCCTGACCAGCCGGGAATCGGGCTTCGTGAATGGATCGATCTACGAAATCAACGGCGGCCGGACCTTCGCGGGAAAGGCCAGCTAA
- a CDS encoding type II toxin-antitoxin system RelE/ParE family toxin — MKARVRLTPSAEGDLAEIYHRRLLQRGADGSDGAEALLVTLVAAIEGLADWPSRGPLPVELEAMGTRSHRQLSVPPYRVIYSQEEIDGEIAVVVQIVADARRDFTTLLQERLINRR, encoded by the coding sequence ATGAAGGCGCGGGTTCGCCTTACTCCCAGCGCCGAAGGCGATCTTGCCGAGATTTATCACCGTCGCCTGCTGCAGCGAGGCGCGGACGGGAGCGATGGTGCCGAAGCATTGCTCGTCACACTTGTCGCCGCGATTGAAGGCCTTGCGGACTGGCCATCGCGGGGCCCCTTGCCCGTCGAACTCGAAGCTATGGGCACAAGGTCACATCGCCAGCTGTCGGTGCCGCCTTATCGCGTGATCTATTCGCAGGAAGAGATTGACGGCGAGATAGCGGTGGTCGTCCAGATCGTCGCCGATGCGCGCAGGGACTTCACTACCCTGTTGCAGGAGCGCCTGATCAATCGCCGTTGA
- a CDS encoding SDR family NAD(P)-dependent oxidoreductase: MQISLEGKVALITGAGAGIGKATAEAFAAIGAQLAIAEIDAGKCAALAQQFPDALIEPCDVRDVAAVEALCARVADRFGRLDVLVNNVGHHLGIRCDFENSTEDQWQAMYDVNLRQMMIVTRAAIPLMKQTGTGGSIINISSVEGFRGFPYNIVYTTFKHAVTGFTRGLAVELSTHGIRVNLIAPETTDSEQVPLDRILASPEMRAQADGTIPLGRFGTPQDHANAAVYLATDLSSWVTGHSLFVDGGAMAAGVFQRTPDGHWTNMPIVSGRCTAGVTGAKQRS; encoded by the coding sequence ATGCAGATCAGCCTGGAGGGCAAGGTTGCCCTGATCACCGGCGCGGGCGCCGGGATCGGCAAGGCCACCGCCGAAGCCTTCGCCGCGATCGGCGCACAGCTTGCGATCGCCGAGATCGATGCCGGCAAATGCGCGGCATTGGCGCAGCAATTTCCCGACGCGCTGATCGAACCATGCGACGTGCGCGATGTCGCCGCAGTCGAAGCCCTGTGCGCCAGGGTCGCCGATCGCTTCGGCCGGCTCGACGTGCTGGTCAACAATGTCGGCCACCATCTGGGCATACGCTGCGATTTCGAGAATTCGACCGAGGATCAGTGGCAGGCGATGTACGACGTCAACCTGCGCCAGATGATGATCGTCACCCGCGCCGCGATCCCGCTGATGAAGCAAACTGGAACCGGCGGCAGCATCATCAACATATCGTCGGTCGAGGGCTTTCGCGGCTTCCCGTACAATATCGTCTATACGACCTTCAAACATGCGGTGACCGGCTTCACCCGCGGCCTTGCGGTCGAGCTGTCGACCCACGGCATCCGCGTAAACCTGATCGCGCCCGAGACGACCGACAGCGAACAGGTGCCGCTCGATCGCATCCTCGCCTCGCCCGAAATGCGCGCGCAGGCCGACGGCACGATCCCGCTCGGCCGCTTCGGCACCCCGCAGGATCACGCCAATGCGGCGGTCTATCTGGCGACCGACCTGTCGAGCTGGGTGACGGGTCATTCGCTGTTCGTCGATGGCGGCGCGATGGCGGCGGGCGTGTTCCAGCGGACGCCCGACGGCCACTGGACCAACATGCCGATCGTTTCGGGGCGCTGCACCGCGGGCGTCACCGGCGCGAAGCAGCGATCTTGA
- a CDS encoding HNH endonuclease yields the protein MYHPDILRHPDSCPALVLNADYTPLSYYPLSIWSWQTAIKAVFLERVDIVSHYEREVHSPTFAMKLPSVIALRQYVRQSEHPAFTRFNLFLRDRFTCQYCGSGADLTFDHVIPRSQGGRTTWENVSTACAPCNLRKGGRTPKQAQMKLYEQPIRPTSWQLQEHGRSFPPHYLHQSWRDWLYWDIELEA from the coding sequence ATGTACCACCCCGATATCCTTCGACACCCCGACAGTTGTCCGGCGCTCGTCCTCAATGCGGACTATACGCCGCTCAGCTATTATCCCCTTAGCATCTGGTCGTGGCAGACCGCGATCAAGGCGGTCTTCCTCGAACGGGTCGACATCGTCTCGCATTATGAGCGGGAGGTGCACAGCCCCACCTTCGCGATGAAGCTGCCGTCGGTGATCGCGCTGCGCCAATATGTGCGCCAGTCCGAACATCCGGCCTTCACGCGCTTCAACCTGTTCCTGCGCGATCGCTTCACCTGTCAATATTGCGGATCGGGCGCGGACCTGACCTTCGATCACGTCATCCCGCGCTCGCAGGGCGGGCGCACGACGTGGGAGAATGTCTCGACCGCCTGCGCGCCGTGCAATCTGCGCAAGGGCGGACGCACACCCAAGCAGGCGCAGATGAAGCTGTACGAACAGCCGATCCGCCCGACGAGCTGGCAGCTGCAGGAACATGGCCGCAGCTTCCCACCCCACTATCTCCACCAGAGCTGGCGCGACTGGCTCTATTGGGACATCGAACTGGAGGCGTGA
- a CDS encoding pirin family protein — protein MTLRTSDIDGVDMVILPPVRDLGDGFTVRRALPSAHRRMVGPFIFFDQMGPAAFTGGEGLDVRPHPHIGLATITYLLEGEIMHRDSVGSVQPIRAGEVNWMTAGSGIVHSERTPDELRPSGSRLAGLQTWVALPTRHEETDPSFAHHKADTIPVIEDAGTKLTLIVGTSDGLKSPVKTFSDMVYADIVLAPGARYQLKAEHVERAVYVVSGEVEVVGQSGSFAANELVIFKPDAEIVLRSTAGARLMLIGGEPFPEKRNIYWNFVSSSQDRIEQAKADWRAQRFARVPDESEFIPLPEDPKPVRYP, from the coding sequence ATGACCCTGCGTACTTCCGACATCGACGGCGTCGACATGGTGATCCTGCCGCCGGTCCGCGATCTGGGCGACGGCTTCACGGTGCGCCGCGCATTGCCGTCCGCGCATCGCCGGATGGTCGGCCCCTTCATCTTCTTCGATCAGATGGGCCCGGCAGCCTTCACCGGCGGCGAGGGGCTGGACGTCCGCCCGCACCCGCATATCGGCCTGGCGACGATCACCTATCTGTTGGAAGGCGAGATCATGCACCGCGATTCGGTGGGCAGTGTCCAGCCGATCCGCGCGGGTGAGGTCAACTGGATGACCGCCGGTTCGGGCATCGTCCATTCGGAACGTACGCCGGACGAACTGCGCCCCTCGGGCAGCCGCCTTGCCGGCCTGCAGACCTGGGTCGCGCTCCCCACGCGCCATGAGGAAACCGATCCCAGCTTCGCGCATCACAAGGCCGATACGATCCCGGTGATCGAGGATGCGGGCACGAAGCTGACCCTGATCGTCGGCACGTCTGACGGGCTGAAGTCGCCGGTGAAGACGTTCTCCGACATGGTCTATGCCGACATCGTCCTCGCGCCGGGCGCCCGCTATCAGCTCAAGGCCGAGCATGTCGAACGTGCGGTCTATGTCGTGTCGGGCGAGGTCGAGGTGGTCGGCCAGTCGGGCAGCTTCGCGGCCAACGAACTGGTCATCTTCAAGCCCGACGCCGAAATCGTGCTGCGATCGACGGCGGGCGCTCGCCTGATGCTGATCGGCGGCGAGCCCTTCCCCGAGAAGCGCAACATCTACTGGAACTTCGTCTCGTCCTCGCAGGACCGGATCGAACAGGCCAAGGCCGACTGGCGCGCCCAGCGTTTTGCCCGCGTGCCCGACGAGAGCGAATTCATCCCGCTCCCCGAAGACCCCAAGCCTGTTCGCTATCCCTGA